The genomic window AAGGCAAACTTATGTATCCCCAGGGAAGCAAGTCTATCCATCCAAAGGGCAATTTTGTCAGCATTCCACTCATCTCCATAAGGATTGCCGAATGCCATCGACAGGTATATCACGATCTCTTTTTCGGAGTCGTTGGCCATGTTTTGCATCCGTTTTACCAATTCAAAGGACTTCTCTATGGTGGAATTTGTGTTCCTCAATTGAAAGGTTTCTGATATTGAAAAAGGATAACCCATAAATCGAATCTGTTCAAAACTACAGGCATCCTGTACACCTTTCAGATTGGCTACTATTGCGAGCAAATCTGTCCCCTCCTGAAGTTGAAGGTGCTGCACCACTTCCTTTGTATCACGCATCTGAGGTATCGCCTGCGGTGAGACAAAGCTGCCAAAATCGAGAGTGTCAAATCCTACTCGCAGCAATTGGTTCAGGTATTCTATCTTGAGTGCAGTAGGTACAAAAGCAGGCATACCTTGCATGGCATCACGAGGACATTCAACAAATTTTAGCCGACCCTGTTTTTCCATTATAAAGCAAATGTAAGCCGCATTCTGTCAGATTTTCAATACATATATGAATCAAACAAAATATTTATCACTTCTCATCTCCGGATTTGCTCTGTTTCTAATGGGTTTCATCGGTATCTTTCTCAATTTGATTGGAGCACAACTTGTTCCTCTGGCTTGGTTAGACAGTTTTGGACCGGGAATTTCTTATCTTTTGAAAGGATTTGTTGCGGTATTGGGCATATGTTTGGCCTACCTGGCTTATTTATATAAAAATAATTTTTAATATATTTTTTTGGCCAAATACAAACGAATTGCAGAAAAAATGCGTTTTTTGTGAATAAATGTGGAGTAAAGATGAGTGTAGCATATTTTAGTTATGTCAAAACAGAGCAAAAGAACAGTATAAAAGCTTTCGTAGGCTCTATCAGCATCTTATTGTTGCTATTGATCCTCATCTATTTCCTTAGATTTGAAATCAAACCACCTGAAGAACTTGACGCACCCCCGTATTTGAGTTTGGTGGACTTTATACCTATTGAGAGAATAAAAGATTATGAAGATGCTGGAGGGAGTAAAGGAGCTCCGGGACTGGAAGAGCTGGAAGGTGGATCTAAGGGCAATGCTGAGCAGACCCCTCAACCGGAACCGGATCCTGTAGCAGATTCAAAAGTAGAAACA from Saprospiraceae bacterium includes these protein-coding regions:
- a CDS encoding hydroxymethylglutaryl-CoA lyase, with amino-acid sequence MEKQGRLKFVECPRDAMQGMPAFVPTALKIEYLNQLLRVGFDTLDFGSFVSPQAIPQMRDTKEVVQHLQLQEGTDLLAIVANLKGVQDACSFEQIRFMGYPFSISETFQLRNTNSTIEKSFELVKRMQNMANDSEKEIVIYLSMAFGNPYGDEWNADKIALWMDRLASLGIHKFALSDTIGVSTPESIRYLFGFVLPRFPALEIGAHFHSLPDKWEEKLEAAYHAGCRRFDGALKAYGGCPMAKDELVGNMPMEKMLLHLKNKALMPDIHWEELQKALLICERVFSQAKLKH